The archaeon BMS3Bbin15 genome contains the following window.
TGAAGAGGTGGAACCAACCAAAGCTAAAACAACATTCAAAAATGGGATACTGCAGATTGTACTACCAAAGAAAAGGATTGAAAAGAGAACCACCATAAAAGTTGAGTAGGTAGGCTTTTTCCTTTTAAAAAATTTTATATTTTTTATTTTTAGAAAATTTCAGAGAATGGAGTAGGGCTTCTGAAGTAATGGATTTCAGAAATTATTCATCAGGGTAAAACATTTAAATAACATAAAGTTAGTAAAATAAAAGGAGGTTATTACATGGATAAACAAATACTTATTGAGCTCTTTACTTCTCCGACATGTCCGTACTGTCCAAAAGCAAAGGAGATTTCTGAGAGAATAGTCAAAGAGCTTCCAAATGCCCTTCTCATAGAAAGAGATGTCACTGTAAATGAGAATGCTGAAATAGCAAGAAAATACAGTATACAGGGTGTGCCTACAATGATAATAAACGGTGCTTACAGAATTGTTGGTGTGCCCAGCTCTGAAATAAAAGTTATAAACTATCTGAAACAGATATAAATATAGGAGAGGCGGTATAAATGAAAGACTTAGAACTGAAAGTGGCAGAAGCCAGGTCTAACGATGTTGGGAGAGGCATAGCAAGAATTGACCCTCTCGTTATGGATAAACTGGGAATAACAACTGGTGATGTCGTTCAGATTACAGGTAAAAAAAGTACTGTTGCAATATGCTGGCCAGGTTATCCTGAAGATGAGGGTTTCGGGATAATCAGAATTGACGGGTTCGCAAGAAGGAATGCAGGCATAGGTATTGACG
Protein-coding sequences here:
- a CDS encoding DSBA-like thioredoxin domain protein — encoded protein: MDKQILIELFTSPTCPYCPKAKEISERIVKELPNALLIERDVTVNENAEIARKYSIQGVPTMIINGAYRIVGVPSSEIKVINYLKQI